The window TGGAGGCTAAAAATACAGCTCGGCTTCGCAGCAGGCACGTGTGGGGCTTTGGCAGGGAAAGGGGCCGTGTTTCCTGCAGGATTACATGTTCctccatggccatgtgtgggCTCGGCCCCAGGTGGGTCTCTTCAGGGACTGTGACAGCGCTGCGGAGGCCGTGGTGACAGCCCTGCTCTGCGGTGACAGCCCTGCTCTGCGGTGACAGCCCTGCTCTGCGAGGGATGGATGGACCGAGCAGCGGAGGACTCCGAGCCGGTGAGTCACTCGGGATGCTCCAGGCAGCCTTGTTAATTAGGACGCCTCAAGGCTGTTCACAGcaagggctgcagcagcgctccttCCCTGCTACCATTAAGGCTGTCGCCGGCAATCTGGATGTCGGGAGGAGGTCTGGATGTCCCTCCGTCCCGCTGACACCTCCCAGCCGTGGGCTGTCGGCACATCTCATCAGCCCCCGCAGTGTGTGATGAGGCTCTTAATGTGCACAGCAAACGAGGCCGTTCTGAGCCTCGGTGGCCACCTGTGTGCCCCTTGCTGGTGCTGCCTGATGCCACTGCTCCACTCGTTGCTCCTTGGCAGGCCCCAGCTCTCCTcctgagctgccctggggcactgctgctttgctgggtCCTGGGCTGGGCCCATTCCCATGGCCAGGAGTCATTTAGAATCGACCCTTGGTGGGTTATACCCCATCTCCACTCTACGTGCCAGCAGTCATTTACTGAATGAGTCACATCAGAGCACAGCTTGGGCAAAAATCAGGTCCTGGCTGGGCAGGGATTTGTAACCACCCCCTCCCTCTGTCTGCTGCACAGGCAGAACGGAAGGAGGAGAGGCAGGCAGCGCGAATGCTAAGTATGACATGGAAATGCTGGGGAAGCCCAAAGTCTTTCAGGGAtctgaaagcagctgctggaggccGTGCCTTGGAGCCAGCCATCCTGCTTCTCCTCACGTGAATTGGATCAGGGGGACGAGGCCCAAACCCTGGAAGATGAGAAGTGCTGAGATTCTGCCAGTCCTGGATAGCGGGGTGACCCTGGCCAGAGCAGCATCGGCGCTGTGCTGTGACGaaggtgggtgccccatccctgcagacacccgaggtcgggggctgtgagcacctagtggagctgtggctgtcccatCGCAGACCTGATGGCCTTTATGGGGCCCTTCCAAATTGCTTGGCTGCCCCCCAGTGCAGCACAAAGCCAAAAGGAAAAGGTCCCCGAGCCCAACCCTTCCCACgcacagccccagagctgccgTGGCTGGAAGAAGCCATCAGAgttccttttcctgctgctgctcagtgccaggCAGGCGCTCATTAATCCTCCGCTGAGGATTTGAGATGAATAAACATCTCCCCCTGCTCTCCAGAGCGCCGGGGGAGAGGTGCCGGCCCTCCCCCACGAACCCCAGTCCTGACAGCTCCCATTTACTTCGCTTccagctctgggtgctgcatTCTCACGGCCCCGCAGGGCAGCACCCACACAGGGGTGTCCCATGGATCCTCGTGGGAAGGCTTCCTgccctgggggctgtgggggtgggCAGCCCCCAGGCCTCATCTCTGCTCGCTCTCTGTGCATTTCAACCCTGTAATGTTGGGTCTCTCTCCTTGGGTGCCTGGCTtagcccctctgccccattaCCAGGGCAGTGTTTCCCGTGGTGGCAGATGGGTGCACACCTCGGTGGCACTGCAGAGCCCAAGCAGCATTGGCCCTGCGCAGCCCCAGGACAGTGCTGTCAGCCCCACAGAGGAGCACAGATCAGCCTGGAGAccctgagccctgcacagcaggaCGCTGCCCCggctcacagctctgcctggggcacagccatcagctctgcagtgcGCACACCAGCAATGCAGGGGCCTTTCCTGCTCCCATCTCAGTACAGACCATCCTGTTACCTTTAGGGAACAGTGCTCGATTTGCACTCTGAACCCGAATCTGTGCTCCTCTGTGTTTCCATGGAAGCTGAGGCAGTTTCCATAGCTCCTCGTGCCGTTTGCCTTTAACCCTTCGTGACGTAGCACAGcaatgggatggatggggaagGTATGGCAGGGGGCAGCTCACGCAGTGCTGGGCCcattgctcactgctggggcagccccatTGCAGGCAGGGCCTCGTTGGGCTCATCATGGTCAGACCCATGCACTGCACTGCCACCCCCTGCAGCATTGCCTACCCATCACTGACACCCACCTGTGTTGCTGCCTCCCTGCAATGCAACCTCTCATCATTACCATCTCCCTGCAGCGTCACCTCCTTGCAGCAATGCTTTCTGCGCTGCAATCTGCCTGCAGTGCCACCGCTCCGAAGTGTGTCAGCTCCTCGTCACAGCGATGGGAGGTGGCCGAGCAGGGAGGGGGCCGAGCTGGAAGCCGGGAGGGGTGCGgaggtggcagcgcagggcgGCGGCACTGCAGGCAGGTGGCAGTGCAGGGCAATGGCAGCGCAAGGCAGGCGGTGCTGCAGGGCAATGCCACTGCAGGCAGatggcactgcagggctgcggCACTGCGGGCAGATGGCAGCGCTGCCGTCCGGCCAGGAGGTGCCTCCCACACTCCACGTgcgctcccagcagcactgagctgcatgCACGGGACCGGGGGGGGCACGGAGGATGCACGGCGCCGTGCGCTGCCCATTGCCACGGCCCTtcaccagctgctctgccccccctcccccccccggccaggctccagctcctgctcatAGGGCTCCGGCTGGCCCAGCCCGGTGCAGCACAATGGGATCTGGGGGAAGGCTGTGGGAagacacgcagccctcagcccagcagcccccagggtCGCTCAGTCTGTGCTCTGGTTTCCCCCCTCTGTTCCCTCCAGGATCAAACACCCCGGGGGTACCCGGGACAGGCAGCGTTTGgtgccagggctgtgcctgcacaTTGGGATGCAGAAAATGGGAAGCGTGTTGCAGTGTGAGCTCTATCCCTGCGTTCCAGCCCTGCCCACCCCTCTTGGACCTGGTGGCATTtggcccagcccagcagctgggatgggatgggagggatgCGCTCAGCCTCCACTGCCACCTCCACGGCCCTGGAGGGATCCCAGCAGGGGTGCGGGGGGTCTGGGAGCACGGggatgctcagcacagcagcgctcagggctggggatgctgaaggataaggccaggttggatggggccctgggcgtcctggtctagtaaatggggaggctggtggcccttcctggcaggggggttggagattcgtgatccttgaggtcccttccaacccaggccactctgtgattctgtgataacagtttgctgtggtgctgctgtccGGAAGAGCCACGAAATGGTCCATGTTCAGAGCGAGCCCTTGGGGCcgcccccccccatccccctccgTGTGCCCCCACCGCCCCACCATGAGAGCTCCCCTGGGGGAAAGCTTCTTCTGGCCCCACCATCAGCCAGGAACAGACAGGACTTTGCTACGGAGCAGCAGAGCGCACGGCTGTGATGCCGTGAGATGAGCGCAGCCCTCGGAGGTGCCAGGCTGGCTCAGCCTGCAGAGGGACACACACCACCGCCCCGGGGACGCCAGCGTCCCTCCGCGGGGCTTTGGGGCTTTCTGGTTTTTCTCTCCGGGCTTTTGAACAAGTTAAAATCGAACACAACTcaactttgtttattttgtttatttatttatttattttttcttttccattaggCTTCTTTCCCCGGGAGCAGCCTAATTAACGCTAACGAGCTGGACGGTAATTACAGCGCCGGTCGCAGGAGGGCTGATTACCGATGGCTGCTGCGGGTGGGGCCAATTAGCGGCGCTGCCATTGCGCCGGGGATCCTGCGTTGgtttcggggggggggggggggggggggctgagagTCGGTGGCTCTGTGTGGGGGGAGCAGCCCACGTCCACGCAGCCCCCACTGCACAGCGAGGGGAGCCCCGGCCGGCAGGAGCCGCTCTGTGCTGCCGGCCCCCATCCTCacccctcctcctccaccccgGCTCTGCGGGGCGCGTTGGTGGCGCTGGGACACCTCCACCCCCTGCGGCAGTTTGGGCCCTCCGCAGAGGGATGcgcgctgtggggctgtgctgtcccctgGCGCCCGGCTGTGCTGTGTGACAAACAACAGCTGAGCCCAAACTTCTCCGAGAGGTCTGTAAAGATTAAAGACCCCTCCATCCCCCCGGGGTCAGGGGCTGAAGGTGCAGGGGTGAAAGGAGAAAACCTCTTCGGTTTCCCCTCCAGCCCCGGTCCGGGCAGCACCTCGAAAGTGCTGCACCTCCCACCCAGGGCTGCGTGCAGTGAAAGATGAGCTGCTGGGAAGTATGAGGGTGggtggtgataggacaagggggaatggttttaaactgggacgGGGGAGGtgtaggttggatatgaggaggaagtttttcccccagagggtggtgacgcactgaacaggttgcccaaggaggctgtggatgccccatccctgcaggcattcaaggccaggctggatgtggctctgggcagcctgggctgctggttggcgaccctgcacatagcagggggttggagctcaatgagcactgtggttctttgcaacccaggccattctatggttccatgAAGTGCTCGTTTGGCTGGGGTTAAATCACATTGATTTCcagggacagcacagagcagggctgtgctgtgcgcTGCTTCAGGGGCTGCCTGTGAGCAGCAGACCCCAGGGGTCCTGACCAGGCCCAGCAGCCACAGGGTGAAGCTGTTGTTGGCTTTGGATGCTGCATGCAAAGGAGGAATGGGAAATGAATGCATGACCTGTGTGTGATTAATAGTTGGAAGCGTCACGAGGGTAATTGGTGCCATGATGTGCCTATCAATTGCTGCTGATGGTGGCAGAGCTCGTCCTGCAAACTCCATCAGTGAGTGAGGAAGGGGTTTAGCTCTTTCCTTGGGGGTCTTCAGCCCCGGGactggaggagctgggagcaATGGGGCATAGTCAGTGAGGATGAGTTGGGGTGGGACTTGGgcatcttttccagcctcaatgattccatggttctatgcCTGGTtcaccctgcagctgcagagatggGCAGCAGGAACCTCGTGCAGCTCAACCAGGAGAGGTGCAGAACCCctggggaggagcaggaggagcccagCACAGTGCTCCTGTGGTCTGCAAGGCTCGGGTCTGCTTGCTGCTATCAGAGCGCGGCCACGCTCTGCACCCGCGTGCACTCTTTGCTGAATTAGGAAGCAATGCTACTTCCTGAGATGAGCTTTGGTGACCGTCCCCATTCCCTGGTCCAAGTTCCCTTTGCAGTCCCTGCAGAAAGATGGACATTTCTGGGGTCAATTCATTGCACGCACTGTCACGCCCCGTCCGGGGCAGGATAAGCAGTTTGCCTTGCTGGCTCAGCGTCTGGACTGCCTCAGTGGGCATCTGAGAACCGGAGGcctggcagctgctccagcagttGGAATATCCCATCCCGGATCTGCTTCACCTTCATGCCGTAAATGAGTGGGTTGAGCATGGGAGGGACCGTCAGATAGGAATCAGCCACCAGGACTCGGGTGTGAGGTGCCAAGCCAAGAGAGAACATCTGCAGGTACATGGAGAGGAGGCCGCCCGTGTAGAAGAGGAGGATGACGGACAGGTGGGACCCGCAGGTGCTGAGCGATTTGAGACGAGCCCCTCGGGATGGCAGCCTCAGCACCGACCTGAGGATCATCCCGTAGGAGAAGGTGATGAACACAGAGTCTGTCCCGACCAGCAGCGTCGCCACGATGACGCTGTAGAGATCGCTGACTGATGGGTCAGCACAAGCCAGCTCCACCACGGCCATGTGCTCGCAGTAGGAGTGCGGGATGACCCTGTCCCTGCAGTAGGGTAAGCTGGTGAGGAGGTACATTAAAGGGGTCATGACGGCAGCTCCCCGGGCCAGAGAGAGCAGCCCTATCTGCGTGGTCCGTGCGTTGGTCAGGATGGTGCTGTATCTCAGCGGGTTGCAGATGGCCACGTATCGGTCAAAGGACATCGCCAGGAGCACCCCTGACTCCACGGCGGTGAAGGTGTGGATGAAGAACATCTGGGTGAAGCAAGCGGGAAAAGCGATCTCTCTGGAGCCCAGCCAGAATACACTCAGCATTTTGGGAACAACAGCAGTTGTGAAGATGAGGTCAATGGCAGCCAGCATGGAAATGAAGTAGTACATGGGCTCGTGGAGGGCTTTGTCCAGCCTCACAGCAAGCAGGACCGTGCTATTTCCCAGCAAGGCCATGATGTACATAAAGCAGAACGGGATGGAAATCCACGTGTGGGCATCTTCCAAGCCAGGGATTCCCATCAGGAGAAAAGGCGAAGAGGTGGCATTGGGTTGGTTGGGGGCTGACATGGCGCAGCGTCGGTTCCCTGCAGCGCAGAGACAGAAAGTTCGGGATTTTGCTACCGTTTCTTTGGTCACAAAactgtgcacacacagcatcacacagcGTAGGGAAAACCTTTGGGGAGCTGTTACCCACGGTCAGGTTTTTAAACCGGTGCTGCGGTCGGTGCTTTCCAGAGGATGCATCACCGGGGGGGCCGATCCCATCCTGTTGGGAACCgccttccctgctgcttcccctcccagctgcccaggcACTGCTTCCAGAATGGTCACCTGGGGCCATGCAGGAGCTCCGCTTGGACAACGTGTCCACGGCAAACCTGAGCTGAGAGAGAAACTGCAGCCAGAGGAGCGATGTCTCGAGCAGCAGCCATTGCTGCCCTCAGTTGAGGAAGGTTGAATTACGTGGTTACCAACAGCCCACGTCAGTCCACGAGGCTGAAggacaaagcagagcagaacacagTCCTG of the Gallus gallus isolate bGalGal1 chromosome 1, bGalGal1.mat.broiler.GRCg7b, whole genome shotgun sequence genome contains:
- the OR52L1 gene encoding olfactory receptor 52K2-like, with the translated sequence MSAPNQPNATSSPFLLMGIPGLEDAHTWISIPFCFMYIMALLGNSTVLLAVRLDKALHEPMYYFISMLAAIDLIFTTAVVPKMLSVFWLGSREIAFPACFTQMFFIHTFTAVESGVLLAMSFDRYVAICNPLRYSTILTNARTTQIGLLSLARGAAVMTPLMYLLTSLPYCRDRVIPHSYCEHMAVVELACADPSVSDLYSVIVATLLVGTDSVFITFSYGMILRSVLRLPSRGARLKSLSTCGSHLSVILLFYTGGLLSMYLQMFSLGLAPHTRVLVADSYLTVPPMLNPLIYGMKVKQIRDGIFQLLEQLPGLRFSDAH